A genome region from Mugil cephalus isolate CIBA_MC_2020 chromosome 13, CIBA_Mcephalus_1.1, whole genome shotgun sequence includes the following:
- the dnajc12 gene encoding dnaJ homolog subfamily C member 12, giving the protein MEAVLSCKPEDLEDYYGLLGCDELSSTEQILNEYKIRALACHPDKHLDNPRAVADFQKLQEAKEVLCNETKRKNYDHWKRSGVTIPFHDWQAMNDSVKTSMHWAVRNKKEPMLEAGKPEGQVTSQAGDLHCEQEAPDVPSYEAVPPASEYCHRRFRWAADSPSSLLQKFRNYEI; this is encoded by the exons ATGGAGGCTGTTTTAAGCTGCAAACCAGAGGACTTGGAGGACTACTACGGGTTATTAGGGTGTGATGAATTGTCATCG ACCGAACAGATTCTCAATGAATACAAGATCCGAGCTTTGGCGTGTCACCCAGACAAACATCTAGACAACCCAAGAGCTG TGGCAGATTTCCAAAAGCTGCAGGAAGCTAAAGAAGTTCTATGCAATGAAACCAAAAGGAAAAACTACGACCACTGGAAACGAAGTGGCGTCACTATTCCCTTTCATGACTGGCAAGCCATGAATGACTCAGTAAAAACT TCGATGCACTGGGCCGTGAGAAATAAGAAGGAACCGATGCTGGAGGCCGGCAAACCAGAGGGACAAGTCACCTCACAAGCAGGAGACCTTCACTGTGAGCAGGAAGCACCAGACGTCCCTTCATATGAAGCTGTGCCACCCGCAA GTGAATATTGCCATCGACGTTTCCGCTGGGCTGCTGACTCTCCGTCTAGTCTGCTGCAGAAGTTCAGAAATTATGAAATATAA